From the Malus domestica chromosome 17, GDT2T_hap1 genome, one window contains:
- the LOC103442418 gene encoding exocyst complex component EXO70E2-like: MLRGDCKSMNPEMEGECDLIAAAKNIVRALGSKKNLTDGEREILANLGTQLSSMMGLSERDDENKDKKISEVEDRLNWIQERIMSWEADQSMIWDSSPNESLEYMKAVEEARRLIERLERSCLDKNDEEYEVLHRAHDVLQTAMARLEEEFKYMLVQNRQPFEPEHMSFRSSEEDIADGSSIISFGDDSIEDSLQTDSVSRASEEVIIDLVHPDIVPELRGIANLMFNCNYDQECMQAYTIIRKEALDECLSILEIQKLSIEDVLKMDWGSLNSKIRRWVWGMKIFVRVYLASERSLSDQIFGELGAIYLDCFVEASKASMLQLLNFGEAMSIGPHQPEKLFRILDMYEVLADVLPDIDALYADEAGSSVRIECHEVLMKLGESVKATFSKFESAIASNPSTNPVAGGGIHPLTKYVMNYLRILTDYGETLNYLFEDSTDADSISLSPDMSPTSDEENKPTDSPGRIFPMVRHFRSLTSTLEGNLDEKSRLYKDPSLQHVFLMNNLRYMAQKVKGDELRPIFGDGWLRKCNGKVQQQALNYQRSSWSSILNLLKEEGIQNPGTNSISKTLKERLRSFYLVFEEIYKSQTTWFIPDPQLREDVQISASLNVIQAYRTFVGRHSNDVSDKLIKYSADDLQNYLLDLFEGSPKSLQNSSRR; encoded by the coding sequence ATGTTGAGGGGGGATTGTAAATCTATGAACCCGGAAATGGAAGGAGAATGCGATTTGATTGCCGCGGCAAAGAACATAGTGAGGGCCTTGGGGTCGAAGAAGAACCTTACAGATGGTGAGAGGGAGATTTTGGCTAATCTTGGCACCCAATTGTCCAGCATGATGGGACTCAGTGAGAGAGATGATGAGAATAAGGATAAAAAGATCAGTGAGGTCGAAGATCGCCTTAATTGGATTCAGGAGAGGATCATGAGTTGGGAGGCTGATCAGTCTATGATATGGGATTCGAGCCCGAATGAGTCTCTGGAGTATATGAAGGCTGTGGAGGAGGCTCGGAGATTGATCGAAAGATTGGAAAGGTCGTGTTTGGATAAAAATGATGAAGAGTATGAGGTGTTACATAGAGCTCATGATGTTCTTCAAACGGCAATGGCTAGGCTAGAGGAAGAGTTCAAGTACATGCTTGTTCAGAACAGGCAACCCTTTGAACCCGAGCACATGTCTTTTCGTTCGAGTGAAGAGGATATTGCGGATGGAAGCTCGATAATCTCTTTTGGGGATGATTCGATTGAGGACTCACTTCAAACGGATAGTGTCAGCAGAGCGTCTGAGGAAGTCATCATTGATTTGGTTCATCCGGATATAGTTCCTGAGCTCAGAGGCATTGCAAATTTGATGTTCAATTGCAATTATGATCAGGAATGCATGCAAGCTTATACCATCATCCGAAAGGAGGCATTGGATGAGTGCCTCTCCATTCTCGAAATCCAGAAGCTGAGTATTGAGGATGTGCTGAAGATGGACTGGGGCTCCTTGAATTCCAAAATCAGAAGATGGGTCTGGGGTATGAAGATCTTCGTGCGAGTTTATCTAGCTAGCGAGAGATCGCTCAGCGATCAGATTTTTGGGGAGCTTGGAGCGATTTATTTGGATTGTTTTGTTGAGGCATCAAAGGCTTCAATGCTGCAGCTTCTGAATTTTGGTGAAGCCATGTCTATTGGCCCCCACCAACCGGAAAAGTTGTTCCGCATTCTTGACATGTATGAGGTGCTTGCAGATGTTCTTCCCGACATAGATGCTTTATACGCAGACGAGGCTGGTTCTTCTGTAAGAATTGAGTGTCATGAGGTTCTGATGAAATTGGGTGAGTCTGTGAAGGCAACATTTAGTAAATTCGAGAGCGCCATTGCATCAAACCCCTCGACTAACCCTGTTGCTGGAGGAGGAATACATCCTCTCACCAAATATGTGATGAATTACTTGAGGATTCTCACAGACTATGGAGAGACCCTTAATTATCTCTTCGAGGACAGTACTGATGCTGATTCCATTTCGCTGTCGCCTGACATGAGTCCTACCTCAGACGAGGAGAACAAACCCACTGATTCTCCAGGCAGAATTTTCCCAATGGTTCGCCACTTCCGATCACTTACTTCAACTCTGGAAGGCAACCTTGACGAAAAGTCCAGGTTATACAAGGATCCTTCCTTGCAACACGTATTTTTGATGAACAATTTACGGTACATGGCTCAGAAGGTTAAGGGGGATGAACTGAGGCCCATTTTCGGAGACGGCTGGCTTAGGAAGTGCAACGGGAAAGTTCAACAGCAAGCATTGAACTACCAGAGATCTAGTTGGAGTTCCATCCTTAATTTGCTCAAAGAGGAGGGCATTCAGAATCCCGGTACAAATTCTATctcaaaaaccctcaaggaaAGGCTCCGCAGCTTTTATCTTGTGTTCGAAGAGATCTACAAGAGCCAAACAACATGGTTCATTCCGGATCCTCAGCTTCGAGAAGATGTGCAAATCTCAGCATCCCTGAATGTAATCCAAGCTTATAGGACATTTGTGGGAAGACATTCAAACGACGTAAGTGACAAGCTCATCAAGTACAGTGCGGACGATTTGCAGAATTACCTCTTGGATCTCTTTGAGGGATCCCCGAAATCATTACAAAATTCCAGCAGGAGGTGA